TGTCCATATCACAATATCCTTTAGACGGGAAAAAATTGCGATAGTACGTTGTTCCAGCTACTTTTCCTACCTGAAAATTCAATAACAATTTGAAAAATAATTCATTTTGAAATTTAAAACCCATTACTGGGGTTACTATCAATGTATCATGGCCTTATATAGGATCAAAAATCTGAGTTAGAATATAAAGAAAGATTATTGAAAGGATAGTTGATAAAGACAAAATAACCTAAAAAGTATAAGATTGAGTTGCCGGTATAAGTCATAGATTTGGTGATTATTATTCTAGCAGGCAAAAGTTAATATTGTATTAATTTAAAAAGGCTATACTTGGTTATATGACAGGACGGAGATTTAAATGAAACACACTGACAAAAGCCCTAATCAATTTGATGACAAAAAAAATCAATTGAAAGACAGACATTTTGCAACTAGACAACAAGTGAGAGAGGTCACTGAAAAAGTTTTAGCAAAATATAAATCTGCCTTTGATGATTTATCAAAAAGATGAAGGAGTTAACATATCTAAATCTACAAGATATCATCACTTTAAATGAGGTTATTCTCAAGCACTATCCGGATGAACCAACGGGTCTTGCTAAAGACAAGTCTCTAGAAGCAACTCTAAATCGAATAACAAATCACGTTCATTATAATGGTGTGACCGGAATATTTGATATTGCCGCTTTATATGCCGAGTGTTTAGCATGTCAACAATGTTTTAATAGTGCAAACAAAAGAACTGCTCTTGGCAGCATGATAATTTTTCTTTTGTTAAACGAAATGGAGCTCAATGTTCAAAACGATCGCGCATCAGATATGATTGTTTTATTAGCCAATGGATTGGTAACGACAAAAGAGCTTTCCCTCTGGCTAAAGTTTCATTGCTCTTATAAGCCGGAGGAAGAATAGTTAAATGACTCCTATTTTTTTTGCAACCTAAGTGAATTACGCTCTGTAAAAATATAACGCCCTGTAGTGCCCCCCCAAACACTGTAAAATCTGAGTTAAAGTTGTAGCAATTTTTAACGAGCGGTTAGAAAGCTAGTTAAATCCCTATTATTAACTACTAAGTCCCGATTATATAGAATTGGGTAAATAATTATTGTCTAGAACTAGCCAGGTGTAATCATAATTATTTAGTTTTATTTTTTGTACTTTCATAAGTATAGCTCCAACGTTAATGGGCAAATATATGCCAGTTATTTAACGTTGACTACATTGACTACACTTTATAGATTAAGTCTGATTATCAAAATAATCAGACTTAATGGCCACTGTAATCACTTCTCAATAAAATTGAAATTGTAACTCGAAGCGTTTAGGGCTTTCATCTCCTTAAAGTTATTCAAGCCAGCAGGGACTTGTACCCTACCCCTTTCTTGAGGAAGAGCTTGGAAATAACAGCTAGAAAGAAGCGCAAAGAAAAGAAATTGAAATGGCACGATGATACTCATATGGGTAGGTATGATTTGGTTTTTTCCAACAAATATAACTGCTGATTATTAAGGATACATTCCATTAACTGCATCAATATCACCCTGACTTAGATGATTCCTTTGACCTATGGAAATGTTTTCTTGAAGAGGAATCATTGTTTTTTCACCATTTTTAGAAAATGCATAAGCAGAATAATGCATAATAGAATCATAATTATAAGGCCCATAATCTTCTCCATCAGTTAAGTGTTGAGTGAAGTTAAATGCGTGCCCATCTTTAATATTTTCCCAGACTACTTGAATGTATTGATCTTTATCGTGACGTGATTGCTCATGCCATAAGCCTAATGCATGGCCCAATTCGTGTACAATGCTCATGGTATTGCAATGTGTGGATAATCTCACAGAGGCTGCTCCCCATATTTTTTGCCTACTTCTGACTCGCAGATAGTCCCTTCAGCGGGCTGAATCAAAAGGTAGTCTGGATACTGGTCAATATCATCAGAAGTAATCTCAATGAATTGAATATGAGTTTTTTCTTGCCAAAGAGCAATCGCTTCTTTGAATGCAATTAAACTTGTTTTTGGTAGATTACTAGCAATTTTGAATGGTACTTTCCCTTCTGGCCAGCGAGTACCGCCTACGTTAGGAATAATAGATGCATGCAGGTTAGGTAAATTTTAAAATGATATCGTCTTCCACTACAGCATAACCATCTTGATTTACATAATAGATTTCACGAATTTTTCCTAAAGGATCAAGCATTGTGCTATGTAAAGCTATTGCTTGAAAACACCAAAAACCAAATGGTAAAACATAGATTAATTTCATTGCATTTTTTTAAAAGTAGGAAGATATTTTGTGCATAATAATACTCCAGAATGCGTGCATGAAATCACTCCTATTTAAGATAATTAGTCTATGAAGGTGATAAGCAAAAGATGGTATAGGCTTTATACAGACAATGAAGAAGGGGTAACATTTGGTTCAGCCCCTTTGCATACAGAGGGGTGGTCTTATCATAAGTTTTTTCAAGATTTTGTTTATCAAGATAGATATTATACTTATAGGTATAAGTCTAATAAAAAGGAATAATCATGCCAGCAATAAAAACAGTTGGTGTTTATTGTGGTGCCTCAAATCAGGCGGATGCTCCTTATAAAGAAGTTGCAGCACGAACAGGCGAGCTACTAGCCAAGTCCGGTTTTAATATTGTTTATGGGGGAGTGCGTTTGGGGCTTATGGGCATTCTCGCAGATCATGCCTTAGCCAATGGAGGCTATGTCACAGGGATTATTCCGGCATTACTCACCGAGCTTGAAGGGGCTCATCCTGCTTTATCAGATATTCAAATTGTCGATTCGATGCATACGCGCAAACGTAAAATGTCTGAACTTGCAGACGCTTTTATTATTTTGCCAGGTGGATTTGGAACGTTAGATGAGCTGTTTGAAACCTTGACTTGGCGCCAATTACAGTTGCATGATAAACCCATCATTATCATCAATACAATAGGATATTGGGATCCACTCAAAGCTCTCGTGCATAATGTCATCGAAGAAAAATTTGCTGCACCAGGCCACGCAAATCTTGTAAGTTTTGTCTTAACCATTGATGAAGCCATTGATGCTATAAGCAAAATTTCAAAAATTTAATCCATAAAATATCAAAAAATTTACTAAAAAATAATATAAGGAGAAAATAGGATGTCTAATAAAGAGCTTGTTCGAATAAAAAAATTTGATGTTGTAGGACATGATGAGCGTGGCTTGACGGCTGAGTTTTCCCTTCCAAGAAAACAAGCTGAGTTTGTATTTCTTACTCGAAAAGAAAAATCCGTCTCTGGAAACACTTATCATGAAGGAAAAAATACCGCGACAAATCCGAAAGTGTTTGTCTTGCTATCAGGAGATATTACATTTTCTTATAGGAAAATCGGAACAACTGAGAAATATAGTGAATTTATTCAAGCTCCTGCTGTAATAGAAGTTTCTCCGCACGTTACTCATAAGGTAGAGGCTCTTTGTGATTTTATTTTATTGGAATGTAACTCAATAAAAGACATACAAAATGACAGAATTAGAGAGGAAGTATAGAGTATATTTACGTCAAACATCATCCCGTTGCATTTAATTGATTTACAACGTCTACTTCAAAGGCATCCAGTTTTTGGCCGGAATCTGTTTTCGCAAATATGCCTAATTTACCATCACTGAATCCCAGTGTCAGAAAAGCAGCAATATCAATCAAAAACTTTTTAATGGCACCAATCCATTCCCGATGTTTATGCAGGATTTTACTTGCATTTCTAATGGCCATTTTACAATCGTCATATAGATTTTCTTTGAACGGTTGCTCTGCTCTAGCATGCAAAAACTTGTTCATGGCAGCTACCAAAGCTTCACAAAACACGGTTGTTGTCTGTGTGGCTTTTTCGTAGTCAGGATTTTTTTTGCTTTTTCCATCATTTCATCGTTTTTTGCGATAAAAATTACAAGATGCTTATCAAACTTCATTTCAGAAAGAAAAAGTAAACGATCAATTTGCTCCTGTTTTTTAGCGATGACCTCTTGCAGTGCTTGCGGTGGCTTTTTTAAATTTAAAACAGTGTAGGCGTCTTTTAAGGGACGAGAATCCCTTATTTTTTTAATTGCAGCAATAATGCTGAATGGATTTCCTGTAAAGACTGAGAAGGATCAAAATCGACATTAAGATGATCAATCTTCTTGATTGCTTGCGCAATCGTATTTTGAGCCTGCGCTGCTAGTTTTTCTTTATAATGAGGGTCTTCTGGATATCCTTTGCTTTTATTTACCCGGGTTCTATAGCGTTGTTGTTTATATTGAATGGCACCTGCTATTGTGCCATCGGCAGTTGTAACGTAATGCGATGCAGCATATTCTCTTAAGGTTTGTCCTTTTTTATTGATGATTAGGTGTTCATACTCGGGATGTTTTGTTAGATATTTTCCTATGAATGATACTGATTGCACATTTTTTACTAAGACTGGAGGTAAATCAAAGGGATCTACATGAAGTCTTGCTTTATGCTTTGGATCTTGTTTTTTACTTGTGCAAGTTGCGCATGTAGATCAACTATTTTAGACATATGAAATGCCTGATCAATACAAAAGATGCTACAACTGGAACTATCTTTTTGTAATTCTCCCATGGAAGTAATGACTTTAATCTTTTTCCCTTTGCTATAGTTTAAGAGCGGTTTTAAATTATGTTCATGACCAATGGCATCAAGAAAAAAATGCTTAATCGACCTGTTTTGTCTCGTTGTATGTCCATGACCGACCAATGCTCCCCGCTAGCAATTTTGAATATCAATTGCGTACGCTTTTGGCCATTTTTGCTGAGATTATCTAAAAAATCAGACAATGAGCAAGGATCATTACCTACAATAACATGACAATTAATATCGCGTTTTTCTTTTTTATCAGCAATCAGTAGTTCGATATCTGCTTTAGACGCACGATAGCGAAATAGCTCAGCCTCTTCTTTTGCAGGAATCATTTAAAATGCCTCTTAATGATGCAAAAAATGACATTTTGAATCATATATAATATAATGGAACAATTTTAACACAAATTTAATGTCAAGTCGCGTTTTTAGGGCTGCGTTTGAAAGATGGATTTCCGTGCCCTGCACGAAAAATATAATCAAAGTATAATTTTTCCCTATCCCCTGCTTTCATTCCTTGAATTTGATGAATGGTTTTTTGAAGAGAAATAATCATTTAATAGTTTCATTGTGATTGGCTTTAAAAGTTGACTGCCAAAGGTTTTGTCTGTAGATTTTGGCGCAGTTTTATCAGTCAAATTGCTTACAAAAATATATCGTTGGGAACCCTGCTCAACAAAGCCCACAAACCAGCCATCACGTAACGCACTTGGATTTACTTCCCTTTCATTCTGTCCATGCCGCCCAGAACCCGTTTTACCATAATAGTCAGCCCCATTATCAAGTTTTCCAAGATATAAGTTTGTTTTAGTATTTTCTATGGCTTCCTTGGTCACTGGCAATTCATAACTCAACATGGCTTTTAAGAAATTAAGCTGCTCCATGGCTGATATCTTTAAACTACTTGATAACCAGGCATATCTCAGTCCATTGTTTTTACCGGGATCGCCACTAAAATCCTGGTTGCCATAATCAAAGCCTGCCAAATAATGTTTGGTACGTGCATAACCTAATTGTGGAGTGATTTGTTGTGAAACCCAAACCACAGAATATTTAAGCCAGCTTCCGGGCGTTTGATCCTGCTCATGCTCTGCTAAAACCCCCTGCTCTCCCTGCCATTTAAACACGGTATTTTGATTGATGATGCCCTGATTAAATGCCATCAGCGACAAAGGAATTTTAAACGTAGAATCTGGGGCAATGCGCTCGCTACAACGATGATTTGGATTATATTGACTAACGATCTTGTGCTCATTCATATTATAAAGAATGAAACAAGCATCATAGTTTTTAAATAACTGGGAGTACTCTTGTGATGTGATCGCATAAGCAGCTGTGTTTATACTGATAGTCAATAAAGCAAGAGCAAACAATTTATGCATTTATACTTCCTTCTTGTCTTGCATCCACGTAAACCCAGGCTTTAACTCCTGATGCCAGTTGGACTTGAATGCGTTTATAATCTTTGCCCTCATAAGCATCTGCTTGTTCTAACTCATTCAAACTTATGTCAAATACCATGCCACAGACTTCATCAGACAATAACCCTGTGTAAGAAACAATGGGATATACTTTTTCTTCGCTTGCAGCAATCATATTCGCATCGGTAATTTCAACGCTGGACAACTTAAATCCTGATAAACGGTCTACTTGGCCTACCAATTTACGTCCAAAATTAGCAAACTGGACGGTCTCATATTGCAGTGTGCCATAAGAAAATAATTTTTCAGTATGATTCATAAATCACCTTATTACACTAAAGTTTGAAGGCAGCGCCAACCCCATAAGGAATATGACGCTCATGAAATACATTGGATAGTTCTGCCTGGGTTTTCCTGCCAGTACAATGCCCGGTAATCACATAGTCAGGGTTTATTATCTTTAAATCCACCAACGTTGAATGAACGCGGTTAACAAACTCCTCACCTGCCAAATGAAACCCACCTATGAGACAGTGAATTAAGAAGATTCATGGCCTATCTGGTCGATATTGTGATTCATTCCAATGAATGCCTGTCGAGCTTTTGGTAAACGGATCAGAGACATTATCCATTAAAACAAACAGTTCCAACGCATCTATTTCTTGCAATGCATACATACAATAACAGCCTTAAACGTTAACCCACCCGCGTCTATTTTTTAGATAAACTAAGAATTTACTATCAATGTTTTATCCAGTAAATCAACTTTTAATTGCTGATACAAGGCTAAAAAGGTTTTACTGAATGCAAAACGCGGATATTTTACTTTTTCCAGATCGGCGATTGTAATATTAAATGGAATATAAGACTGCTTTGCTTTAAGTCGCTGAAAGATAGGGCAAATGGCATCGGCAGCTTTTGCAATTTTTGCTTCAAGACTTTCACCCTGCTCAAATTCATGCCATAACTCCCGCAAATGTTGCCCAAATGGCGGATAAATATCAGCAAGCCTTTCCAATGCTTCCGCTTCAATTTTTTCTTTTTCTTGCCGTGCTTTCGTATCAAAAGCAATGACATCCCCAGCGTAAATTTCCACAACATCGTGAATGAGTGACAACTTAATGGCTTTTAATTCATTAATGTCAGCAAACTCTTTTTTAAGTTCCCCCATAAGCATCATCGTGATCATGCTGACTGACCACGAATGTTCAGCAGTACTTTCTTTTCTATCAGAATGAGTTGTTGTATTTCGAAAAACAAGTTTAAGCTTGTTTAACTCTAAAATAAGTTGATATATATCTTGGATAGGTTGCATGGTATCGGCCAATAAACGAATGTTCCTATCATAACTCATTCCAGGTCAGCCTCAAAACCCAGGCCTACTATCATGATGGGGAGATTCTGATTCTTGTGTTTTTGTTTCAAAAGTCATTGCCTTGAACAATACTTCGGAATGCGGGATTGGGACTCCTAATTCTTGTTGTACAAAGCCTGAAGTTTTCAAAGCAGTGGTTGCTGTCTGCCTATCCCCTTGCGCCAGAGTCAGTGATATTTTTGCGGTGGTTGACCCAGGCATAAGCTCTTCTTCTGGTAAAGAAGCACATTTCATGATGGATACCATAGCATTTTTAATTCTATTAAATCCATCCGCTATGTAATGCACACATGACCAAAACCATTGACTTAATTTATTAATAAGATTGGACCAAATTCGTTGAATACCGTTCGGTGGGAAAATGATTTGAGATTCGAAATCTGGAATATTGGCACGCTCTGTTGGAGTAAGCGTCTGGAAGGCGCTGGTTACAGAAGCAAGTATTTTTTTCTGTAAAGA
This genomic interval from Legionella oakridgensis ATCC 33761 = DSM 21215 contains the following:
- a CDS encoding type II toxin-antitoxin system death-on-curing family toxin; this encodes MKELTYLNLQDIITLNEVILKHYPDEPTGLAKDKSLEATLNRITNHVHYNGVTGIFDIAALYAECLACQQCFNSANKRTALGSMIIFLLLNEMELNVQNDRASDMIVLLANGLVTTKELSLWLKFHCSYKPEEE
- a CDS encoding M12 family metallopeptidase is translated as MRLSTHCNTMSIVHELGHALGLWHEQSRHDKDQYIQVVWENIKDGHAFNFTQHLTDGEDYGPYNYDSIMHYSAYAFSKNGEKTMIPLQENISIGQRNHLSQGDIDAVNGMYP
- a CDS encoding M12 family metallopeptidase, which produces MHASIIPNVGGTRWPEGKVPFKIASNLPKTSLIAFKEAIALWQEKTHIQFIEITSDDIDQYPDYLLIQPAEGTICESEVGKKYGEQPL
- a CDS encoding TIGR00730 family Rossman fold protein, which produces MPAIKTVGVYCGASNQADAPYKEVAARTGELLAKSGFNIVYGGVRLGLMGILADHALANGGYVTGIIPALLTELEGAHPALSDIQIVDSMHTRKRKMSELADAFIILPGGFGTLDELFETLTWRQLQLHDKPIIIINTIGYWDPLKALVHNVIEEKFAAPGHANLVSFVLTIDEAIDAISKISKI
- a CDS encoding penicillin-binding transpeptidase domain-containing protein, with translation MHKLFALALLTISINTAAYAITSQEYSQLFKNYDACFILYNMNEHKIVSQYNPNHRCSERIAPDSTFKIPLSLMAFNQGIINQNTVFKWQGEQGVLAEHEQDQTPGSWLKYSVVWVSQQITPQLGYARTKHYLAGFDYGNQDFSGDPGKNNGLRYAWLSSSLKISAMEQLNFLKAMLSYELPVTKEAIENTKTNLYLGKLDNGADYYGKTGSGRHGQNEREVNPSALRDGWFVGFVEQGSQRYIFVSNLTDKTAPKSTDKTFGSQLLKPITMKLLNDYFSSKNHSSNSRNESRG
- a CDS encoding gamma-glutamylcyclotransferase family protein; the encoded protein is MNHTEKLFSYGTLQYETVQFANFGRKLVGQVDRLSGFKLSSVEITDANMIAASEEKVYPIVSYTGLLSDEVCGMVFDISLNELEQADAYEGKDYKRIQVQLASGVKAWVYVDARQEGSINA
- a CDS encoding HD domain-containing protein; translated protein: MSYDRNIRLLADTMQPIQDIYQLILELNKLKLVFRNTTTHSDRKESTAEHSWSVSMITMMLMGELKKEFADINELKAIKLSLIHDVVEIYAGDVIAFDTKARQEKEKIEAEALERLADIYPPFGQHLRELWHEFEQGESLEAKIAKAADAICPIFQRLKAKQSYIPFNITIADLEKVKYPRFAFSKTFLALYQQLKVDLLDKTLIVNS